A DNA window from Sulfitobacter noctilucicola contains the following coding sequences:
- the rlmH gene encoding 23S rRNA (pseudouridine(1915)-N(3))-methyltransferase RlmH: MRVHICAVGRLRASPEKELIDDYLKRFDRTGRALGLGPAQVVEVEDKKGGGMSAEAALLDRAVPSGSLICILDERGKVESSPDFANRMAGWRDTGRGDLAFVIGGADGIDPAFRKRADHAVSFGKMVWPHMMVRVMLSEQLYRAASILSGGPYHRT; this comes from the coding sequence GTGCGTGTTCATATCTGCGCTGTAGGACGGCTGCGGGCCAGTCCTGAAAAAGAGCTTATAGACGACTATCTTAAACGATTTGATCGCACGGGCAGGGCTTTGGGCCTTGGTCCGGCGCAAGTCGTTGAGGTAGAAGATAAAAAAGGTGGCGGTATGTCGGCTGAGGCTGCCTTGCTGGACCGCGCTGTGCCTTCGGGTTCCCTGATCTGCATTCTGGACGAGCGTGGCAAAGTGGAATCCTCTCCGGACTTTGCGAATAGAATGGCAGGTTGGCGCGACACAGGGCGCGGCGATTTGGCCTTCGTGATCGGCGGTGCAGACGGCATTGATCCGGCTTTTCGCAAGCGAGCCGACCATGCGGTATCTTTCGGGAAAATGGTTTGGCCACACATGATGGTCCGCGTGATGCTTTCAGAGCAGCTCTATCGTGCGGCATCCATCCTCTCCGGCGGCCCCTATCATAGAACCTGA
- the leuD gene encoding 3-isopropylmalate dehydratase small subunit — protein MNKFTTLTGIAAPMPLINIDTDMIIPKQFLKTIKRSGLGVNLFEEMRYDDDHNENPDFVLNKPQYREAQILVAGDNFGCGSSREHAPWAIADFGITCVIAPSYADIFYNNCFKNGILPIALPQDVVDVLMKDAEKGANARMTIDLDAQTVTTSEGETFSFEIDAFKKHCLMNGLDDIGLTMEKAPSIDAFESKAAQSRPWV, from the coding sequence ATGAACAAGTTTACCACTCTGACAGGGATTGCGGCCCCCATGCCGCTGATCAATATCGACACCGATATGATCATCCCCAAGCAGTTTCTTAAAACCATCAAACGATCCGGTCTTGGCGTGAACCTCTTTGAGGAGATGCGCTATGACGATGATCACAACGAAAACCCGGACTTCGTGCTGAACAAGCCGCAGTACCGCGAGGCACAGATCCTTGTCGCGGGTGACAACTTTGGCTGCGGCTCCTCTCGTGAACACGCGCCATGGGCGATCGCCGATTTTGGCATCACCTGCGTTATTGCGCCGAGCTATGCAGATATTTTTTACAACAACTGCTTCAAGAACGGCATCCTGCCCATCGCTCTGCCACAAGACGTCGTCGACGTTCTGATGAAAGATGCGGAAAAAGGTGCCAACGCACGGATGACGATTGATCTTGATGCACAGACGGTAACGACATCAGAAGGCGAGACGTTCTCCTTCGAGATTGATGCGTTCAAAAAGCACTGCCTGATGAATGGCTTGGACGATATTGGCCTGACAATGGAAAAAGCACCATCAATCGACGCGTTTGAATCTAAAGCAGCCCAAAGCCGTCCTTGGGTCTGA
- a CDS encoding endonuclease/exonuclease/phosphatase family protein, which translates to MADILRVATFNTELGRKGPGLLLRDVLADKDPQLAAVLGQITNAKPDLLVLQGVDYDLHLTALTAFSASLAKKGHEMPYHFSAKPNAGLMTDLDLDGDGKLGGAGDAQGYGRFYGQGSMAVLSRYPIISEDVTDFSGLLWRDLPDAILPEKNDEPFPSTEALAIQRLSSHGHWSVPVRHPTLGVVTLLTYHASPPVFDGPEDRNGKRNHDETAFWYQHLEGIIGTPPTARFVLLGDSNLDPERGNGRGEAMRRLLDHPRLQDPLPKRPTVNWDQTGPMRVDYILPSSDWIIEDAQIVADPAASRHSLVWVDLRP; encoded by the coding sequence ATGGCCGACATCCTGCGGGTGGCAACCTTCAACACAGAATTGGGGCGCAAGGGGCCGGGCCTTCTTTTACGCGATGTCCTTGCGGATAAAGACCCACAGTTGGCCGCAGTATTGGGTCAAATCACAAACGCAAAACCCGATCTACTGGTGTTGCAAGGCGTCGATTACGACCTGCACCTCACAGCCCTAACTGCTTTTTCAGCGTCGCTGGCAAAGAAGGGGCACGAGATGCCATACCACTTCTCCGCAAAACCCAACGCCGGTCTTATGACCGATCTTGATCTGGACGGGGACGGCAAGCTTGGCGGTGCCGGAGATGCCCAGGGATATGGCCGCTTTTACGGTCAAGGCAGCATGGCAGTGCTGTCCCGCTATCCCATCATATCTGAAGACGTCACCGATTTCTCGGGGCTCCTGTGGCGCGACCTTCCGGATGCTATACTCCCTGAAAAGAACGACGAGCCCTTCCCGTCAACTGAGGCTCTCGCCATCCAGCGCCTGTCATCTCACGGGCATTGGAGCGTGCCTGTCCGGCACCCCACCCTTGGCGTTGTCACGCTACTCACATACCATGCGTCACCTCCGGTCTTTGATGGACCCGAAGACCGAAACGGAAAGCGCAACCACGATGAAACAGCCTTCTGGTATCAGCATTTGGAAGGGATCATCGGCACGCCGCCAACGGCACGCTTTGTCCTGCTTGGCGATTCCAACCTTGATCCAGAACGGGGGAATGGGCGCGGGGAGGCGATGCGTCGACTATTGGACCACCCCAGACTTCAGGACCCGCTTCCAAAAAGACCAACCGTAAACTGGGACCAGACCGGGCCGATGCGCGTCGACTATATCCTGCCATCCTCGGACTGGATTATAGAAGATGCACAGATCGTGGCGGACCCTGCCGCCAGCCGTCATTCCCTTGTCTGGGTGGATCTGCGCCCCTAG
- a CDS encoding FAD-binding oxidoreductase has translation MTNTIVLKEISPVTHDTHRYIFSKPQDLPFEAGQAAELAINSDGWREEGRPFTFTSLPEDINLEFVIKSYPDHDGVTEQLPQLRPGSTVTLDGPFGAINDQGPGVFLAAGAGVTPFISILRARARSGNLSGCKLIYSNKTEADIILRAEFEAMQGLETVFTVTKEDSDQVKSEKIDKAFLKEHIDDFGQKFYLCGPGGFVDDVRDALQALGAQKSDIITEEGW, from the coding sequence ATGACCAATACAATCGTTTTGAAAGAAATCAGTCCCGTTACACACGACACACATCGTTACATCTTCAGTAAACCGCAGGATTTGCCATTCGAGGCAGGTCAGGCGGCCGAACTGGCGATCAATTCAGACGGCTGGCGTGAAGAGGGTCGCCCATTTACCTTCACGTCATTGCCGGAAGACATCAATCTGGAGTTCGTGATCAAAAGCTATCCGGACCACGATGGTGTCACCGAGCAGCTGCCACAGTTGAGACCGGGGTCGACAGTCACGCTAGACGGACCGTTTGGAGCTATCAACGATCAGGGTCCGGGTGTTTTCCTCGCTGCGGGTGCAGGTGTCACACCGTTTATCTCGATCCTTCGGGCACGCGCACGATCAGGCAACCTTTCAGGTTGCAAGCTGATCTACTCCAACAAAACAGAAGCAGACATCATTCTGCGCGCAGAATTTGAAGCCATGCAGGGTCTTGAGACGGTCTTTACTGTTACCAAAGAAGACAGCGATCAGGTGAAAAGCGAAAAGATCGACAAGGCTTTCCTCAAAGAACACATCGACGACTTTGGGCAAAAATTCTATCTATGCGGCCCGGGCGGGTTTGTGGATGATGTCCGTGATGCGCTGCAAGCGTTGGGCGCACAAAAATCGGACATAATCACCGAAGAAGGCTGGTGA
- the rsfS gene encoding ribosome silencing factor — MAGASDMTSSDALLARILTTLEEDKAEDIVQIDLQGKTEIGDYMVICSGRSTRQVSAISEKLAQMVKDEFGRSPKTEGKDIGDWVLIDTGDVLVHVFRPEVREFYQLEKMWMDGGEVAAPQS; from the coding sequence ATGGCGGGTGCTTCTGATATGACTTCAAGCGATGCCCTCTTGGCGCGCATTCTCACCACCCTCGAAGAAGACAAGGCCGAAGATATCGTGCAGATTGATTTGCAGGGTAAGACAGAGATCGGTGACTATATGGTCATCTGTTCCGGTCGTTCGACGCGGCAGGTTTCCGCGATCTCTGAGAAGCTTGCGCAGATGGTCAAGGATGAGTTTGGCCGGTCCCCCAAGACCGAAGGCAAAGACATCGGCGACTGGGTTCTGATCGACACCGGTGATGTGCTGGTACATGTCTTCCGTCCGGAAGTGCGCGAGTTCTATCAACTCGAAAAGATGTGGATGGACGGCGGCGAAGTCGCGGCACCGCAAAGCTGA
- the leuC gene encoding 3-isopropylmalate dehydratase large subunit: MSPKTLYDKIWDAHVAHEADDGTCLLYIDRHLVHEVTSPQAFEGLRMTGRSVRAPDKTIAVPDHNVPTTLDRANAATMTEDSRIQVEALDKNAKDFGVHYYPVSDIRQGIVHIVGPEQGWTLPGMTVVCGDSHTATHGAFGALAHGIGTSEVEHVLATQTLIQKKSKNMKVEITGKLRPGVTAKDITMSVIGVTGTAGGTGYVIEYCGEAIRDLSMEGRMTVCNMAIEGGARAGLIAPDEKTFEYCNGRPHAPKGAQWEAAMNWWKTLYSDDDAHWDKVITISGEDIAPVVTWGTSPEDVLPITANVPSPTEFKGGKVNAAERSLEYMGLTAGTPLSDVEIDAVFIGSCTNGRIEDLRAAAAILKGKKKKEGIRAMVVPGSGVVRAQAEEEGLADIFKEAGFEWRLAGCSMCLAMNPDQLAPGERCAATSNRNFEGRQGRGGRTHLMSPAMAAAAAVTGKLTDVRDLM; encoded by the coding sequence ATGTCCCCCAAAACGCTCTATGATAAAATCTGGGATGCGCATGTCGCGCACGAAGCCGATGATGGCACCTGCCTGCTCTATATCGACCGCCACCTCGTTCACGAAGTGACCTCGCCTCAGGCGTTCGAAGGCCTGCGCATGACGGGTCGCTCCGTTCGCGCACCCGATAAGACCATCGCCGTGCCGGACCACAACGTGCCGACTACGCTGGACCGCGCAAATGCGGCCACCATGACCGAAGACAGCCGTATTCAGGTTGAGGCGCTCGACAAGAATGCGAAAGATTTTGGCGTTCACTATTACCCGGTATCCGACATCCGTCAGGGCATCGTGCACATCGTCGGCCCCGAGCAGGGTTGGACATTGCCCGGCATGACCGTTGTTTGTGGTGATAGCCACACCGCGACGCACGGCGCCTTCGGTGCACTGGCCCACGGTATCGGCACTTCGGAAGTTGAGCACGTTCTGGCCACGCAAACGCTGATCCAGAAGAAATCAAAAAACATGAAGGTCGAAATCACCGGCAAGCTGCGCCCTGGTGTGACCGCCAAAGATATCACCATGTCTGTGATTGGTGTCACCGGCACAGCGGGCGGCACCGGCTATGTCATCGAATACTGCGGCGAAGCGATCCGCGATCTGTCGATGGAAGGCCGCATGACCGTTTGTAACATGGCAATCGAAGGTGGCGCACGCGCAGGCCTGATTGCACCGGACGAAAAGACGTTCGAATATTGCAACGGCCGTCCACATGCGCCGAAGGGTGCCCAGTGGGAAGCAGCTATGAACTGGTGGAAAACACTTTATTCCGATGACGATGCGCATTGGGACAAAGTCATCACGATCAGCGGCGAAGACATCGCGCCGGTTGTGACTTGGGGCACATCGCCCGAAGACGTTCTGCCGATCACCGCAAACGTACCGTCCCCGACCGAATTCAAAGGTGGCAAGGTCAATGCGGCGGAACGCTCGCTCGAATACATGGGTCTGACCGCAGGAACGCCGCTCAGTGATGTTGAAATTGATGCGGTATTCATCGGGTCATGCACCAATGGCCGGATCGAAGATCTGCGCGCCGCTGCAGCCATCCTTAAAGGCAAAAAGAAAAAAGAAGGCATTCGCGCGATGGTCGTGCCGGGGTCGGGCGTTGTCCGCGCTCAGGCCGAAGAAGAAGGCCTTGCAGATATCTTCAAGGAAGCAGGCTTTGAATGGCGCCTTGCGGGTTGCTCCATGTGTCTGGCGATGAACCCTGACCAGCTTGCTCCGGGCGAACGCTGCGCAGCGACGTCGAACCGCAACTTCGAAGGCCGTCAGGGCCGCGGTGGACGGACACACCTGATGTCGCCTGCAATGGCGGCGGCGGCGGCTGTTACCGGCAAGCTGACGGACGTGCGGGACCTGATGTGA
- a CDS encoding DUF599 domain-containing protein: MNWSERIALFSPLDMAAVGLIFALWLLIGWRIERSTVKNPSVSKVMADYRRAWMREMITRQPRIFDAQTMGNLRQATTFFASTSMIAIGATLALIGNANTLSEVAKDITLTQQPDIVWEIKLLLVVFFLTNAFLKFVWSNRLFGYCSVLMAAVPNEVTDPQAIPMADKAAAINITAAQSFNRGLRAVYFAMASLCWLAGALPLIAGAILTLFVIWRREFASHSRSILLEK; encoded by the coding sequence ATGAACTGGTCCGAACGCATTGCTCTGTTTTCACCGCTGGATATGGCTGCCGTCGGCCTGATTTTTGCGCTTTGGTTGTTGATCGGCTGGCGCATCGAGCGGAGCACAGTCAAAAACCCGTCCGTGTCAAAGGTGATGGCAGACTATCGCCGGGCGTGGATGCGCGAGATGATCACCCGGCAACCGCGTATTTTTGACGCCCAAACCATGGGTAATCTGCGACAAGCGACGACGTTCTTTGCATCAACCAGCATGATTGCGATCGGTGCGACGCTGGCCCTCATCGGCAACGCCAATACACTCAGCGAGGTCGCCAAGGACATAACGCTCACCCAACAGCCAGATATTGTATGGGAAATCAAACTCTTGCTCGTTGTTTTCTTTCTCACCAATGCTTTCTTGAAGTTCGTGTGGTCCAACCGTCTATTCGGCTATTGTTCGGTCCTAATGGCTGCTGTCCCCAATGAAGTAACAGACCCACAAGCCATCCCGATGGCTGACAAGGCCGCTGCCATCAATATCACCGCGGCGCAGAGCTTTAATAGGGGTCTCAGGGCAGTCTACTTTGCGATGGCCAGTTTGTGTTGGCTTGCTGGCGCATTGCCGCTGATTGCTGGTGCAATTTTAACACTTTTCGTGATCTGGCGGCGCGAATTCGCATCACATTCGCGTAGCATCCTCTTGGAAAAGTAG
- the leuB gene encoding 3-isopropylmalate dehydrogenase, producing MANPTLLILAGDGIGPEVMNEVTRIIDWFGEKRDLKFDVEHDLVGGAAYDAHGTPLHDDTMARALEADAVLLGAVGGPKYDDLDFSLKPERGLLRLRKEMDLFSNLRPAQCFDALADFSSLKPELVAGLDIMIVRELTSGVYFGEPRGIFEEGNERVGVNTQRYTESEIDRVARSAFELARKRNNKVCSMEKANVMESGILWREVVQKVHDEDYPDVELSHMYADNGAMQLVRAPKQFDVIVTDNLFGDILSDCAAMLTGSLGMLPSASLGAPNADGRPKAMYEPVHGSAPDITGQGKANPIACILSFAMALRYSFDHGDEATRLEKAVEKVLADGARTADLMGPEGGTPISTTEMGDVILAALDASL from the coding sequence ATGGCCAATCCTACCCTGTTGATCCTAGCCGGTGACGGCATCGGCCCAGAGGTGATGAACGAGGTCACCCGTATCATCGACTGGTTCGGCGAAAAGCGGGATCTCAAATTTGATGTTGAACACGATCTGGTGGGCGGTGCCGCTTACGACGCACACGGCACACCATTGCACGATGATACCATGGCGCGCGCGCTGGAAGCCGATGCTGTTCTGCTCGGTGCTGTTGGCGGCCCAAAATACGATGATCTGGACTTCAGCCTGAAACCAGAACGCGGCCTGCTGCGCTTGCGCAAAGAGATGGATCTGTTTTCCAACCTGCGCCCCGCCCAATGCTTCGACGCGCTGGCTGATTTCTCCTCACTCAAGCCCGAACTGGTCGCGGGTCTGGATATCATGATCGTCCGCGAGCTGACCTCAGGCGTCTACTTCGGAGAACCACGAGGCATCTTCGAAGAAGGCAACGAACGTGTAGGCGTCAACACCCAGCGCTACACCGAAAGCGAGATCGACCGCGTCGCGCGTTCCGCGTTCGAGCTGGCCCGCAAGCGCAACAACAAAGTCTGCTCCATGGAAAAAGCCAACGTCATGGAAAGCGGCATCCTGTGGCGCGAAGTTGTTCAGAAAGTCCACGACGAGGATTATCCCGATGTCGAGCTGAGCCACATGTATGCCGACAACGGTGCCATGCAGCTGGTCCGCGCACCCAAGCAGTTCGACGTTATTGTCACGGACAACCTTTTCGGTGACATCCTGTCAGACTGCGCCGCAATGCTGACCGGCTCCTTGGGCATGCTCCCATCGGCGTCACTGGGGGCACCGAACGCAGATGGCCGCCCCAAGGCGATGTACGAACCCGTGCACGGCTCTGCGCCTGACATCACAGGTCAGGGCAAGGCAAACCCGATCGCCTGCATCCTGAGCTTTGCCATGGCACTGCGTTACTCCTTCGACCACGGTGACGAGGCCACACGGCTGGAAAAAGCCGTCGAGAAGGTTCTGGCCGACGGCGCGCGCACTGCCGACCTGATGGGCCCAGAAGGCGGCACACCGATCAGCACCACAGAAATGGGTGACGTGATTCTCGCAGCGCTCGACGCCAGTTTGTAA
- a CDS encoding mechanosensitive ion channel family protein, whose product MQDATDPFAEFLTSLQGIWINVVSFMSGMLAPGWRQNQVFILLGLAVLAWLLHRGTGVMLENWVRSREGWAKWQLRFIVQIKRRLGLMWFAALAGLVYAVMQNITWPSRSYLIGLAATLAAVYVLVAFAARLVRNRPLRRIVTWAMWIYATLYMLNVSDDVAGFMDGMAITVGDFRLSLLTLITALVVIGVLLTMARVVSQASASTIRKNDDISPSMQVLAVKGVQLALYGIAFYMGVKAVGIDLTGLAVLSGAIGVGLGFGLQKVVSNLVSGVIILLDKSIKPGDVISLGETFGWIQTLGARYASVVTRDGKEYLIPNEDLITGQVVNWSHSDDFVRLDIYFGTAYGDDPHAVRKMAIAAATSVDRVLSFKPPVCHIVGFGDSSVDYILRFWIKDPTGGLTNIRGNVYLALWDTFQENGISIPFPQREVLLLEDSKLAVSKPQTDATSG is encoded by the coding sequence ATGCAAGACGCCACTGATCCGTTTGCGGAGTTTCTGACTAGCCTACAGGGCATCTGGATCAACGTTGTGTCGTTCATGTCGGGGATGCTTGCACCCGGCTGGCGGCAAAATCAGGTGTTCATCTTGCTGGGGTTAGCCGTTCTGGCGTGGCTTTTGCACCGTGGCACCGGTGTCATGCTGGAAAACTGGGTCCGCTCGCGCGAAGGCTGGGCGAAGTGGCAGTTACGTTTCATCGTCCAGATTAAAAGACGTCTTGGTCTAATGTGGTTCGCCGCTCTGGCCGGTCTTGTCTATGCGGTGATGCAGAATATTACATGGCCGTCGCGGTCCTATCTGATCGGGTTGGCGGCAACCTTGGCGGCGGTTTACGTGCTGGTCGCCTTTGCCGCACGGCTTGTGCGCAACCGCCCGCTGCGCCGCATCGTAACGTGGGCGATGTGGATATATGCGACGCTTTACATGTTGAACGTCTCTGATGATGTGGCGGGCTTCATGGATGGCATGGCGATCACTGTTGGCGATTTCAGGCTGTCACTTTTGACCCTGATCACCGCGCTTGTCGTGATCGGTGTGCTGCTCACCATGGCGCGGGTGGTCAGTCAGGCTTCGGCCAGCACAATCCGCAAGAACGATGACATTAGTCCCTCAATGCAGGTGCTGGCGGTCAAGGGTGTGCAACTCGCCCTCTACGGCATCGCTTTCTATATGGGCGTCAAAGCCGTTGGTATTGATCTGACAGGGTTGGCCGTGCTGTCGGGTGCGATTGGTGTGGGCCTTGGTTTCGGTTTGCAAAAGGTCGTCTCGAACCTTGTGTCGGGTGTGATCATTCTGCTCGATAAGTCGATTAAACCGGGTGACGTGATTTCCTTGGGCGAAACCTTTGGCTGGATCCAGACATTGGGTGCCAGATACGCCTCCGTGGTGACGCGGGACGGCAAAGAATACCTGATACCGAACGAAGACCTGATCACAGGGCAGGTGGTCAACTGGTCCCACTCCGATGATTTTGTCCGGCTCGATATCTATTTCGGGACAGCCTATGGCGATGACCCGCATGCGGTTAGGAAGATGGCCATCGCTGCGGCAACCAGCGTTGACCGTGTGCTAAGTTTCAAACCGCCAGTCTGCCATATCGTGGGGTTTGGCGACAGCTCTGTGGACTACATCCTGCGGTTCTGGATCAAGGACCCGACAGGCGGTTTGACGAATATCCGCGGCAACGTCTACCTCGCGCTTTGGGATACGTTTCAGGAAAACGGTATTTCCATCCCCTTCCCCCAACGCGAAGTTCTGTTGTTGGAAGATAGCAAGTTGGCCGTATCCAAGCCGCAAACAGATGCGACATCTGGCTGA
- a CDS encoding FAD-linked oxidase C-terminal domain-containing protein has translation MEMPVPNAGVLAKKARVVARLLEVLPADAVIHEERETKAYECDALTAYRCPPMVAVLPSSTQEVSDILRICHQEMVPVVPRGSGTSLAGGALPTADCVILGVARMADVIETDYDNRLIRVQTGRTNLSVTGAVEADGFFYAPDPSSQLACAIAGNIAMNSGGAHCLKYGVTTNNLMGVTMVMMDGEVVEIGGGHLDAGGLDLLGLICGSEGQLGVVTEATLRILPKPEGARPVLIGFDDNEVAGECVSDIIKAGVLPVAIEFMDRPCIEATEAFAKAGYPMCESLLIVEVEGSDAEIDHQLGLIMDIARKHNPVELRESKSAEESAKIWLGRKSAFGAMGQINDYMCLDGTIPVSALPMVLRRIGEMSEEFGLKVGNVFHAGDGNMHPLILFDANKPGDLELCEEFGAEILKLCVEVGGCLTGEHGVGIEKRDLMHVQYGTADLEAQMAVKDVFDPGWLLNPAKVFPLDASDSRRELAIAAE, from the coding sequence ATGGAAATGCCTGTCCCGAATGCCGGTGTGCTTGCAAAGAAAGCCCGCGTGGTCGCGCGCCTGCTGGAAGTTCTTCCGGCAGATGCCGTGATCCACGAAGAGCGCGAGACAAAAGCATATGAATGTGACGCGCTGACGGCATACAGGTGCCCGCCGATGGTGGCTGTGCTGCCGTCGTCTACCCAGGAGGTGTCGGATATCCTGCGCATTTGTCATCAGGAGATGGTGCCGGTCGTGCCGCGGGGGTCGGGTACATCGCTTGCGGGGGGCGCGTTGCCGACAGCCGATTGCGTCATTCTGGGCGTTGCCCGGATGGCGGACGTGATCGAGACTGACTACGACAACAGGCTCATCCGGGTACAGACGGGGCGTACCAATCTGAGTGTGACCGGTGCGGTAGAGGCCGACGGCTTTTTCTACGCCCCTGATCCGTCTTCGCAACTTGCCTGCGCTATCGCGGGCAACATCGCGATGAATTCGGGTGGCGCGCATTGCCTCAAATACGGTGTGACCACCAACAACTTGATGGGCGTCACCATGGTCATGATGGACGGAGAGGTTGTCGAGATCGGCGGCGGTCATCTGGACGCGGGTGGTCTGGATCTGCTGGGCCTGATCTGCGGGTCCGAGGGACAGCTGGGTGTTGTAACTGAGGCAACGTTGCGGATTTTGCCAAAGCCTGAGGGCGCGCGGCCTGTTCTGATCGGTTTTGATGACAACGAAGTCGCGGGGGAGTGTGTTTCTGATATCATCAAGGCGGGTGTTTTGCCGGTTGCGATCGAATTTATGGATCGGCCCTGCATTGAAGCGACCGAGGCTTTTGCAAAAGCCGGATACCCGATGTGCGAATCGCTGTTGATTGTCGAGGTTGAAGGATCGGATGCTGAAATCGACCATCAATTGGGCCTGATCATGGATATTGCCCGAAAGCATAATCCGGTCGAGCTTCGCGAAAGCAAATCAGCCGAGGAAAGTGCAAAAATCTGGTTGGGTCGCAAGTCTGCTTTCGGCGCGATGGGGCAAATCAATGATTATATGTGTCTGGACGGGACCATCCCTGTCAGCGCGCTTCCTATGGTTTTGCGCCGCATCGGTGAAATGTCAGAGGAATTCGGCCTGAAGGTTGGCAACGTTTTTCATGCGGGTGATGGCAACATGCATCCGCTCATTCTGTTTGATGCGAACAAACCCGGAGATTTGGAGCTGTGCGAGGAATTCGGCGCTGAAATCCTAAAACTCTGTGTAGAAGTTGGTGGCTGCCTGACCGGTGAGCACGGTGTCGGTATTGAAAAGCGCGATCTTATGCACGTGCAATACGGCACCGCAGATCTTGAGGCGCAGATGGCGGTCAAGGACGTGTTTGATCCAGGCTGGCTGTTGAACCCCGCCAAAGTTTTCCCGCTGGACGCATCCGATAGTCGCCGAGAGCTTGCGATCGCCGCAGAATAA